The Apibacter raozihei genome contains a region encoding:
- a CDS encoding superoxide dismutase, with protein sequence MSFELPKLPYEYNALEPNIDAKTMEIHLTKHHATYTTNLNNAIAGTELENLPIEEVIVKGFDKVPVRNNGGGYLNHCLFWEWLTPNGKGKPEGELAQAIDTAFGSFDAFKEEFSKAAAGRFGSGWAWLVVKDGKLSVGSTANQDNPLMPNVGVSGYPILGLDVWEHAYYLNYQNKRPDYIGAFFNVVNWDKVAELYQKHK encoded by the coding sequence ATGTCATTTGAATTACCAAAACTACCTTATGAATATAATGCATTAGAGCCTAACATTGATGCAAAGACAATGGAAATCCATTTAACCAAGCACCATGCTACTTACACCACGAATTTAAACAATGCTATCGCAGGTACTGAATTAGAAAATCTACCGATCGAAGAAGTTATTGTTAAAGGGTTTGACAAAGTACCGGTTAGAAATAACGGAGGTGGATATTTAAACCATTGTTTGTTTTGGGAATGGCTGACACCTAACGGAAAAGGAAAACCGGAAGGAGAATTGGCTCAGGCTATTGACACTGCTTTTGGTTCATTTGATGCTTTCAAAGAAGAATTTTCAAAGGCTGCAGCAGGTAGATTTGGTTCAGGATGGGCTTGGTTAGTGGTAAAGGACGGCAAATTATCTGTAGGTTCTACAGCCAATCAGGATAACCCTTTAATGCCAAATGTAGGAGTTTCAGGATATCCTATTCTGGGGTTAGACGTATGGGAGCATGCTTACTACTTAAATTATCAGAACAAAAGACCGGACTATATAGGAGCTTTTTTCAATGTAGTTAACTGGGATAAAGTAGCTGAACTGTATCAGAAACATAAATAG
- the rarD gene encoding EamA family transporter RarD: protein MQESPSSTKGFFYALFCYISWGVFPLYWHMLINVPSLVILSNRMLWSSVFLLAFCVILNPGSLWKVMNNRRNIYYMFIAGVLITCNWGTYIYAVNHQFIVESSLGYYINPLINVLLGVLFFKEKLSRLEKLATLLACIGVLYFTFSYGEFPSIAFMLAISMGIYGMVKKKANLPPVQALTLETLLVTPAAIIYLFFAMNTGQFIISELPVLTTVLLILGGIVTAIPLLLFASAVKILPYSTLGFIQYIGPTIQLIIGVCVFKEKFTSAHAVCFLCIWTGLLFFTINLIQKSSAKRKLAKKLKS, encoded by the coding sequence ATGCAGGAGTCCCCGTCATCTACTAAAGGTTTTTTTTATGCTCTTTTTTGTTATATCTCCTGGGGTGTTTTCCCTTTGTACTGGCATATGTTAATCAATGTTCCTTCGTTAGTTATATTATCGAACCGGATGCTATGGTCTTCTGTATTTCTTTTAGCCTTTTGTGTTATTTTAAATCCTGGATCTTTGTGGAAGGTAATGAACAACAGACGAAATATTTATTATATGTTTATTGCAGGGGTATTAATTACCTGTAACTGGGGAACTTATATTTACGCTGTGAATCATCAGTTTATCGTAGAATCCAGTTTAGGTTATTATATCAATCCTTTAATAAATGTTTTACTTGGTGTATTATTTTTTAAGGAAAAGCTAAGCCGCCTGGAAAAACTGGCAACCTTACTTGCTTGTATCGGGGTATTGTACTTTACTTTCAGTTATGGAGAATTTCCTTCTATTGCCTTTATGCTGGCTATCAGCATGGGAATTTACGGAATGGTTAAAAAGAAAGCAAATCTGCCCCCTGTCCAAGCACTAACGCTGGAAACCCTACTCGTAACTCCTGCCGCAATTATTTACCTGTTTTTTGCCATGAATACCGGTCAGTTCATTATCTCTGAATTACCTGTTTTAACAACTGTTTTACTAATTTTAGGCGGAATTGTTACGGCTATACCACTCCTTTTATTTGCTTCAGCTGTTAAAATACTCCCCTATTCTACGCTGGGATTTATTCAATATATTGGCCCTACCATACAATTAATTATAGGGGTATGTGTTTTTAAAGAAAAGTTTACATCAGCTCATGCAGTATGTTTTCTTTGTATATGGACCGGGTTACTTTTTTTTACAATCAACCTGATACAAAAGTCTTCTGCAAAAAGAAAACTTGCTAAAAAATTAAAATCCTAA
- a CDS encoding RHS repeat domain-containing protein: protein MFDEDSFVPVAKLRGNKKYSILADHLGTPSQMYKENGELFWEASLDSFGRLKLNKGESGSCPFRYQGQYEDVETGLYYNRFRYYSPEEGLYISQDPIGLQGGIEFYSYVHDPNGWIDPLGLTQKTYGEKRDVDKIAEKYGGKKIDENRYEFDGPDAKKRARQAASEISGDLGSDPNTIRRKDYVDANNTYKNNNSNRVIGKHSSTLNSNEQPVSGYHDHEIGHSRFNAPKHYNAWSESTGTNYTDNVHLYY from the coding sequence GTGTTTGACGAAGACAGCTTTGTACCCGTAGCCAAGTTGCGCGGAAACAAAAAATATTCTATCTTAGCGGATCATCTGGGGACTCCTTCTCAAATGTATAAAGAGAATGGTGAACTCTTTTGGGAAGCATCTTTGGATAGCTTCGGAAGATTGAAACTTAACAAAGGAGAAAGCGGAAGCTGTCCCTTTAGATATCAGGGGCAGTATGAAGATGTAGAAACGGGCTTATATTACAATCGTTTCCGTTATTATTCCCCGGAAGAAGGCTTGTATATTAGCCAAGACCCCATTGGATTACAAGGCGGAATAGAGTTTTATTCGTATGTGCATGACCCGAATGGGTGGATTGATCCGTTAGGTTTGACTCAAAAGACTTATGGTGAAAAAAGAGATGTTGATAAAATAGCAGAAAAATATGGTGGTAAAAAAATAGATGAAAATAGATATGAATTTGATGGTCCAGATGCTAAAAAAAGAGCACGACAAGCTGCTTCTGAAATTTCAGGAGATTTAGGAAGTGATCCAAATACTATTAGACGAAAAGATTATGTTGATGCAAATAATACTTATAAAAACAATAATTCAAATAGAGTAATAGGAAAACATTCGTCTACATTAAACTCTAATGAACAACCGGTTAGTGGTTATCATGATCATGAAATAGGTCATTCACGTTTTAATGCTCCAAAGCACTACAATGCTTGGAGTGAAAGCACAGGAACTAATTATACAGATAATGTACATTTATATTATTAA
- a CDS encoding type VI secretion system Vgr family protein, with translation MSQMDKNSFQAPQASELAKKAADAGGVTDKVNQKLTEATAPLSEAAQQAQSAASEIQQGLSTLSQKYSDIPDSELFKPLNNFTVTPPEVLEKELREEAGKYYAKYGGDIASQLQNSHIVYATIQIGGQDVLKDSHFTLDIHQRMADHDEFMISCYAEAFGDKNAYPMTNSRNLLGKKCTLQFKQFGQSAYVFTGIITEISNKKVDGHNKLFIKGHAPTILLENGQDCESFEDKTLDAIINKATNEYPQDLVAWDLRPNLKDPLKYTVQYRESDWNFVKRLAVRYGEWLYYNGQKIVFGGSGGKTEELVEEQDVYSYELSMRLVPQKFTYVGYDAKQAKNHTVNSDSVPITHQLVNPFQQHAIKASEEVYSKVPLSLYNQSLLEKGEPELKEAVKRQKLSRQNVFFLEARTNNPNLRLGDIVKMKAWMPGHEIFKNGEVPLESYKVIEISHHQDITEGYYNQLIGVPMDNEVPAYMDENAIPECEEQSAIVTDNYNTDKNAEGMNQIRVKFPWMRGANEKSPWIRVITPYAGKGKGLHMLPEIGEEVIVNFENGNAEKPIVIGTIFNGSDNSKYGTEGNFMKGLRTVKGNKILFNDKDGSTKLTDQGFTSVVFDGKGNSTINTASTQVINVGGGVGEQGPEPPASNLKMDKNGNITIDGKTNITLKVGGNTIVITENGITMNGESFNLTSKKNTIKGEGSWDGGNVFIN, from the coding sequence ATGAGTCAGATGGACAAAAACTCCTTCCAGGCTCCCCAGGCATCCGAATTGGCTAAAAAAGCAGCCGATGCCGGCGGAGTCACCGATAAGGTAAACCAGAAACTTACCGAAGCTACCGCTCCTTTATCCGAAGCCGCCCAACAAGCTCAATCCGCTGCTTCGGAAATACAGCAGGGACTTTCCACCCTTAGCCAGAAATATTCCGATATACCCGATAGTGAACTATTCAAACCCTTAAATAACTTTACGGTCACCCCTCCCGAGGTGCTGGAAAAAGAGCTCAGGGAAGAGGCTGGTAAATACTATGCCAAATACGGAGGAGACATAGCCTCCCAGCTGCAGAACTCCCATATCGTATATGCAACGATCCAGATAGGCGGGCAGGATGTACTGAAAGACAGCCATTTTACCCTGGATATCCACCAGCGCATGGCCGACCATGATGAATTTATGATCAGCTGCTATGCCGAAGCCTTCGGAGATAAGAATGCCTACCCGATGACTAATTCGCGAAACCTGCTGGGGAAAAAATGTACCCTTCAATTCAAGCAGTTCGGACAGTCAGCCTATGTCTTTACCGGAATCATCACCGAAATATCCAATAAAAAAGTAGACGGTCATAACAAGCTTTTTATTAAAGGTCATGCCCCCACCATCCTGCTGGAAAACGGACAGGACTGTGAGAGCTTTGAAGATAAAACACTGGATGCCATTATAAACAAAGCTACCAATGAGTACCCGCAGGATTTGGTAGCCTGGGACCTACGTCCTAACCTGAAAGATCCGTTAAAATATACCGTACAATACCGCGAGAGCGACTGGAACTTTGTCAAAAGATTAGCGGTACGCTATGGAGAATGGCTGTATTACAACGGACAAAAAATCGTTTTTGGAGGCAGTGGAGGAAAGACCGAAGAACTGGTGGAAGAACAGGATGTATACAGCTATGAGCTGAGTATGCGACTGGTACCCCAGAAGTTTACCTATGTAGGTTACGATGCCAAGCAGGCAAAGAACCATACGGTAAACTCGGACAGTGTGCCCATTACCCACCAGCTGGTGAATCCTTTCCAGCAGCATGCCATCAAAGCCTCTGAAGAGGTCTATTCCAAGGTGCCTTTGTCCCTGTATAACCAGTCCTTATTAGAAAAAGGAGAGCCGGAACTCAAAGAGGCGGTAAAAAGACAGAAGCTGAGCCGCCAGAATGTATTCTTTCTGGAAGCCAGGACCAATAATCCGAACCTGAGACTGGGGGATATTGTGAAGATGAAAGCCTGGATGCCGGGGCATGAGATATTTAAAAACGGGGAAGTTCCGTTGGAATCGTATAAAGTCATAGAAATCAGCCACCATCAGGACATTACCGAAGGATATTACAACCAGCTGATAGGCGTACCGATGGACAATGAAGTGCCGGCCTACATGGATGAAAATGCCATACCGGAGTGCGAAGAACAATCTGCCATAGTAACCGATAATTATAATACGGATAAAAATGCAGAAGGAATGAATCAGATTAGAGTTAAGTTTCCGTGGATGAGAGGAGCAAATGAAAAGAGTCCGTGGATACGGGTAATTACTCCCTATGCAGGAAAAGGAAAGGGGTTACATATGTTACCGGAAATTGGGGAAGAGGTAATTGTAAATTTTGAAAACGGAAATGCAGAGAAGCCTATCGTTATAGGAACTATATTTAACGGTTCTGACAATTCTAAATACGGAACTGAGGGTAATTTTATGAAAGGCTTGCGTACGGTAAAGGGAAACAAAATTTTATTTAATGATAAAGATGGTAGTACTAAATTGACAGATCAGGGATTTACATCAGTAGTTTTTGATGGTAAAGGGAATTCTACTATAAATACAGCTTCTACTCAGGTGATTAATGTGGGAGGAGGCGTAGGTGAGCAAGGCCCTGAACCCCCTGCCTCAAATTTAAAAATGGACAAAAATGGAAATATTACTATTGATGGAAAAACAAATATTACATTGAAAGTTGGGGGAAATACAATTGTTATTACGGAAAATGGGATAACAATGAATGGGGAATCATTTAATCTTACCAGTAAAAAAAATACGATTAAAGGCGAAGGTTCATGGGATGGAGGAAATGTATTTATCAACTAA
- a CDS encoding winged helix-turn-helix domain-containing protein: MESVNINNLNKIFDHRIRVGIMSALSVNDFLSFNDLKDLLQLTDGNLASHLKNLEENEYILVKKGFIGRKTNTTYSITKKGSQAFQKHLEALEKIIRQLK, from the coding sequence ATGGAGTCAGTCAATATTAATAATCTTAACAAAATTTTTGATCATCGGATTCGAGTAGGTATTATGAGTGCATTATCCGTCAATGATTTTTTGTCTTTTAATGATTTAAAAGATCTTTTGCAGCTCACAGACGGAAATCTGGCTTCACACTTGAAAAATTTAGAAGAAAATGAATATATTTTGGTTAAAAAAGGCTTTATCGGAAGAAAAACAAATACTACTTACAGTATTACTAAAAAAGGATCTCAGGCATTTCAAAAACATTTGGAAGCGTTAGAAAAAATCATACGCCAGTTAAAATAA
- a CDS encoding RHS repeat domain-containing protein has translation MFDSYGPIKMSKGEEGFCPFAYQGQIIDKETGLYYYRFRYYSPEEGLYISRIRLDYKAE, from the coding sequence ATTTTCGATAGCTATGGACCTATAAAAATGTCTAAAGGAGAGGAAGGTTTTTGTCCTTTTGCTTATCAGGGTCAAATAATTGATAAAGAAACCGGCTTATATTATTATCGTTTCCGTTATTATTCTCCCGAAGAAGGCTTGTATATTAGCAGGATCCGATTGGATTACAAGGCGGAATAG
- a CDS encoding DNA gyrase/topoisomerase IV subunit A — protein MEEQNNEKAESTIQGGTESLKKISGMYQNWFLDYASYVILERAIPSIYDGLKPVQRRILHSMKELEDGRYNKVANVVGNTMKYHPHGDASITDAIVQLGQKELLIDTQGNWGNIYTGDGAAAARYIESRLTPFALEVVYNPKTTVWQSSYDGRNKEPENLPVKFPLLLSQGVEGIAVGLSTKILPHNFLELVDASIAHLKGKTFTLYPDFQTGGLIDISNYNDGERGGKVRARAKISNPEKGVLQISEIPYGTNTGSLIDSIIKANDKGKIKIKKVEDNTASEVEILIHITNDVSPDKMIDALYAFTDCEVSISPNACVIDVDRPEFLTVSEILRRNTNHTVALLKSELEIELGELQEQWHFASLERIFIENRIYHKIEEVSSWEEVISTIDKGLKPFTGHLIREVTEEDITRLTEIRIKRITRFDLGKAEDNIQALEGRIEEVRYHLAHLIQYAIDYFTNIKKKYGKGKERKTEIRTFDTIDAAKVAVANIKFYVNREEGFIGYSLKKDEYLFDCSDIDDIIIFRQDGSMVVTKADAKTFVGKNIIHVGVWKKNDNRTIYNMIYREGKLGPWYMKRFPVTSITRDKEYALASDQKGSEIQYFSANPNGEAELVTIYLKPSQRLKKLKFDIDFSELAIKGRASRGNLVSKNYVKKIELKETGVSTLAPRKIWFDESIHRLNVEGRGTYLGAFKGTDKVLTLNSQGIAKLNTFDLLNHFDDDFLVIEKWNPEKPICCVYYDGEKSIYYIKRFLLEDTLNPQTFYTSENSRSFIEWVGTGCKLIADINFGKDKEPETINLEDFIAVKGIKAQGNQLSKEKIKSIKVVEEVPEEEEPEENDSISEDDFDGDGEQINLF, from the coding sequence ATGGAAGAACAAAATAACGAAAAAGCGGAATCTACCATACAGGGAGGCACAGAAAGCTTAAAGAAAATATCGGGTATGTATCAGAATTGGTTTCTGGATTACGCATCATATGTTATCTTGGAGCGGGCAATTCCCTCTATCTATGATGGTTTAAAACCGGTTCAGAGAAGAATTTTGCACTCCATGAAAGAGCTTGAAGACGGTCGTTACAACAAAGTAGCTAATGTCGTGGGGAATACAATGAAATACCACCCGCACGGAGATGCGTCTATTACAGATGCTATAGTACAGCTTGGGCAGAAAGAATTACTCATTGATACTCAGGGAAACTGGGGAAATATATATACTGGCGATGGTGCAGCAGCAGCGCGTTATATAGAATCCCGCCTGACTCCATTTGCACTTGAAGTGGTTTATAACCCTAAAACCACGGTTTGGCAGTCCTCTTATGACGGGCGTAATAAAGAACCAGAAAACTTACCCGTAAAATTTCCTCTTTTACTTTCACAAGGAGTAGAAGGTATTGCAGTTGGATTATCTACCAAAATATTACCCCATAATTTTTTAGAATTGGTGGATGCATCCATCGCTCATTTAAAAGGAAAAACTTTTACTTTATATCCCGATTTTCAAACCGGAGGTTTAATAGATATTTCCAATTATAATGACGGTGAAAGGGGAGGGAAAGTCAGAGCCCGGGCGAAAATATCAAATCCGGAAAAAGGAGTTTTACAGATTAGCGAAATTCCCTACGGAACCAATACAGGCTCGTTAATAGATAGTATTATAAAAGCCAATGACAAAGGTAAAATTAAAATAAAGAAAGTTGAAGACAATACAGCTTCAGAAGTAGAAATTCTCATTCACATCACCAATGATGTTTCTCCTGATAAAATGATTGATGCCTTATATGCCTTTACAGACTGTGAAGTATCAATTTCTCCCAATGCCTGCGTTATAGATGTTGACAGGCCTGAATTCTTAACTGTTTCCGAAATTTTACGAAGAAATACCAACCATACAGTAGCTCTTTTAAAAAGTGAATTGGAAATAGAATTGGGAGAATTACAGGAACAATGGCACTTTGCTTCTTTAGAAAGGATATTTATTGAAAACAGAATTTACCACAAAATAGAAGAAGTTTCATCCTGGGAAGAAGTCATTTCTACCATTGATAAAGGATTAAAACCTTTTACCGGACACTTGATAAGAGAAGTAACCGAAGAAGATATCACCCGGTTGACAGAAATAAGGATTAAAAGAATTACCCGTTTTGACCTAGGAAAAGCAGAAGATAACATTCAGGCTTTAGAAGGCCGCATAGAAGAGGTCAGGTATCATCTGGCCCATCTGATTCAATACGCCATTGATTATTTTACCAATATTAAAAAGAAGTACGGTAAGGGCAAAGAGCGTAAAACGGAAATCAGGACATTTGATACGATTGATGCCGCCAAAGTAGCTGTTGCTAATATAAAATTTTATGTCAACAGAGAAGAAGGATTTATAGGATATTCATTAAAAAAGGACGAATATCTGTTTGATTGTTCAGACATAGATGATATCATTATCTTTAGACAAGACGGTTCAATGGTTGTTACGAAAGCTGATGCCAAAACATTTGTAGGAAAAAATATAATTCATGTTGGGGTTTGGAAGAAGAATGACAACAGAACCATTTACAATATGATATACAGGGAAGGAAAACTGGGGCCCTGGTATATGAAAAGATTCCCGGTAACTTCCATAACACGGGACAAAGAATATGCACTGGCTTCGGATCAAAAAGGTTCTGAAATACAGTATTTTTCTGCTAATCCTAATGGAGAAGCCGAGTTAGTAACTATTTATTTAAAACCTAGCCAGCGATTAAAAAAATTAAAGTTCGATATAGATTTTTCTGAACTCGCCATTAAAGGAAGAGCCTCACGAGGCAACCTCGTTTCAAAAAATTATGTAAAAAAAATAGAGCTTAAAGAAACCGGTGTTTCTACTTTAGCTCCAAGAAAAATCTGGTTTGATGAATCTATTCATCGTTTAAATGTAGAGGGAAGAGGAACCTATCTGGGAGCATTTAAAGGAACTGATAAAGTTTTAACACTTAATTCTCAGGGAATAGCCAAATTAAATACCTTTGACCTGCTGAATCATTTTGATGACGATTTTCTGGTGATAGAAAAATGGAACCCTGAAAAACCGATATGTTGTGTCTATTACGATGGCGAAAAGTCAATTTACTACATCAAAAGATTTTTGCTGGAAGATACGCTCAATCCTCAAACATTTTACACCTCAGAAAATTCAAGATCTTTTATTGAATGGGTGGGTACCGGCTGTAAACTTATTGCGGACATCAATTTTGGTAAAGATAAAGAACCCGAAACAATAAACCTTGAAGATTTTATCGCGGTTAAAGGTATAAAAGCTCAGGGAAACCAGCTCTCAAAAGAAAAAATCAAAAGTATTAAAGTCGTAGAAGAAGTTCCGGAAGAAGAAGAACCTGAGGAAAATGATTCTATATCCGAAGATGATTTTGATGGAGACGGAGAGCAAATCAATCTCTTCTGA
- a CDS encoding DMP19 family protein: MESIIDRYYNLSVQGSKEDWFSGEISIKWYEYIFELSLKLRITYLVTILHNQVFNGGFDQYFINGYGQFSLLTIRALLDIEAYEKAFIVQKAYDSVNEDKLDDQFFRNKLLKKQIKGLFDDDKLIDELDLLSDEYYETENKVKILDLLTKYLKK; this comes from the coding sequence ATGGAATCAATAATTGATAGGTATTATAATCTTTCGGTTCAAGGTAGTAAGGAAGATTGGTTTAGTGGTGAAATAAGTATTAAATGGTATGAGTATATATTTGAGTTATCATTGAAATTAAGAATTACATATTTAGTTACTATTCTTCATAATCAAGTTTTCAATGGAGGTTTTGATCAATACTTTATTAATGGTTATGGACAATTTTCTTTATTAACAATAAGAGCTCTTTTAGATATTGAAGCATATGAAAAAGCTTTTATTGTACAAAAGGCATATGATTCTGTCAATGAAGATAAATTAGATGATCAATTTTTTCGTAATAAGTTATTAAAAAAGCAAATAAAAGGTTTATTTGATGATGATAAACTTATAGATGAATTAGATCTTCTCAGTGATGAATACTATGAGACAGAAAATAAAGTAAAAATATTGGATTTATTAACTAAATATTTAAAGAAATAA
- the creD gene encoding cell envelope integrity protein CreD: protein MENQENQLQEHQKPLDTVKKKDSENSNSIRKKITESVMLKGVVVVLLIFIMLLPTPFIINLIGERKERKEKIVKDESRRFGGNQTLCGPYLKLPYQKKDSLGRITLYYRYLSPKEVKVKGKLNPLPKHRGLYDIVMYKAQLTLEANFESTDYASLQKDSNNYLWNEAEMVFGVSDTKGWEGDLNFRVNNTTIPVQAGEGFSIEELVTSKETPHYQTQEMEELKIPVHLNPEKNVTVSLPMTFNGAGELNFIPVSKNMQIDISTAFKDLKFTGEASPSENETGNLRNLHWKVSSLRMETLTTQFSDYGKNKFGITIIQPNNDYGKTNRVAKYSVLFIGLTFITFFFIEIINKLKIHPVQYVLVGLALSIFYLLLLSLSEYLGFNLSYIVSSLATTLLICWFIKGIVKSLRITGIVFVVLLLVYTYIFIIIQLDELALLAGSCGLFIILALLMYFSRKIDWKNL, encoded by the coding sequence ATGGAAAATCAGGAAAATCAATTGCAGGAACATCAAAAACCGTTAGATACGGTTAAAAAAAAGGATTCGGAAAACTCAAACAGTATACGTAAAAAAATTACAGAATCGGTAATGCTTAAAGGAGTTGTCGTCGTTCTGCTTATTTTTATCATGCTGCTGCCTACCCCTTTTATTATCAATTTAATAGGGGAACGAAAAGAGCGTAAAGAAAAAATAGTAAAAGATGAAAGCCGAAGATTTGGAGGCAATCAAACTTTATGCGGCCCATATCTAAAGTTGCCGTATCAAAAAAAGGATTCCCTGGGACGGATTACCCTTTATTATCGGTATCTATCGCCCAAAGAGGTAAAGGTTAAAGGAAAGCTCAATCCTTTACCTAAACACAGAGGGCTTTATGATATTGTCATGTATAAAGCACAGCTGACTCTTGAAGCAAATTTTGAGTCTACAGATTATGCCAGCTTACAAAAAGATTCTAACAATTATCTTTGGAATGAGGCAGAAATGGTGTTCGGCGTTAGTGATACTAAAGGATGGGAAGGAGATTTAAATTTCAGGGTAAATAATACTACCATTCCAGTTCAGGCCGGGGAAGGATTCTCAATAGAAGAATTAGTCACCAGCAAAGAAACTCCACACTATCAAACACAGGAAATGGAAGAACTTAAAATTCCGGTTCACTTGAATCCGGAAAAGAATGTAACTGTTTCTCTGCCTATGACATTTAATGGGGCAGGAGAGCTAAATTTTATTCCGGTCTCCAAAAACATGCAAATAGATATTTCCACGGCATTCAAAGATTTAAAATTTACAGGAGAAGCTTCACCTAGTGAAAATGAAACAGGAAATTTACGAAACTTACACTGGAAAGTTTCTTCCTTACGAATGGAAACCTTAACTACCCAGTTTTCGGATTATGGAAAAAATAAGTTTGGAATTACTATAATACAGCCCAATAACGATTACGGAAAAACCAATCGGGTAGCTAAATATTCTGTTCTTTTTATAGGACTTACCTTTATAACCTTCTTTTTTATAGAGATTATTAACAAACTGAAAATTCATCCGGTTCAGTATGTGCTTGTAGGATTGGCATTAAGCATATTTTATTTATTGTTACTCTCATTATCCGAATATCTAGGTTTCAACCTTTCCTATATCGTATCCTCCCTTGCGACTACCCTGCTCATTTGCTGGTTTATCAAAGGAATTGTAAAAAGTTTACGAATTACCGGGATAGTATTTGTTGTATTACTACTGGTTTATACCTATATTTTTATTATTATTCAGCTGGACGAACTGGCTTTGCTGGCAGGCAGCTGCGGATTATTTATCATTCTCGCTCTGTTAATGTATTTTTCGCGAAAAATAGACTGGAAAAACCTCTAG
- a CDS encoding RHS repeat-associated core domain-containing protein: MDFDSYGRIKMSKGEEGFCPFAYQGQIIDKETGLYYNRFRYYSPEEGLYISQDPIGLEGGIKFYSYVHDPNDWIDPLGLAKIKDEYSSMDEYWKAKHTPTQVTPGITEII; the protein is encoded by the coding sequence CTGGATTTCGATAGCTATGGACGTATAAAAATGTCTAAAGGAGAGGAAGGTTTTTGTCCTTTTGCTTACCAAGGTCAAATAATTGATAAGGAAACTGGCTTATATTATAATCGTTTCCGTTACTATTCCCCTGAAGAAGGCTTATATATTAGTCAGGATCCGATTGGTCTTGAAGGTGGGATAAAGTTTTATTCGTATGTGCATGACCCCAATGATTGGATTGACCCATTAGGACTAGCTAAAATTAAAGATGAATATTCTTCAATGGACGAGTATTGGAAGGCTAAACATACTCCAACACAAGTTACACCAGGAATTACAGAAATAATATAA
- a CDS encoding EndoU domain-containing protein translates to MDGHGPNRGKQQGAFPDTWTDDQAIAAIEKVANSPKSRWEQTTGPGVGTFTTGGPNPNAQGETNTGRPVSYKVTGQDHGKNIEVIVRPSGEGIITGYVKS, encoded by the coding sequence ATGGATGGTCATGGTCCAAATAGAGGAAAACAGCAAGGTGCTTTTCCTGATACTTGGACAGATGATCAAGCAATAGCAGCAATAGAAAAAGTTGCGAATAGTCCTAAATCACGATGGGAACAAACTACTGGACCAGGAGTAGGAACATTTACAACTGGAGGTCCAAATCCAAATGCACAAGGAGAGACAAACACAGGTAGGCCAGTATCCTATAAAGTTACAGGGCAAGACCATGGGAAAAATATAGAGGTCATAGTGAGACCAAGTGGAGAAGGTATTATTACTGGATATGTTAAAAGTTAA